The Mangrovibacterium diazotrophicum DNA window GATATACGGCTCGTTGAAGGTGATAAAATGACTCACTTCGTTCCCGAAATTTTCGAAAATTACCTTTGCATAGTTCTTGTACCACTGAACAGATTCGCGATTCAGCCAGCCACCTTTCTGCAATAAAGCAAGCGGCAAATCGAAATGATACAGCGTAACGAGCGGTTCGATCCCTGCTTCTTTTAAATCCTCAATCAACAAATGATAGTGGGCAATCGCTTTAGGGTTCACTTCGCCCGCTCCTTGCGGAATAATCCGGCTCCAGGGTATAGAAAAGCGATACGTGTTGATCCCCAACTCTTTAATTAGCTGAATATCCTTCAGATATTGTTCGCGATCGTACTGATTAATCGTCACATTTGCCGTTTGCTTCTCGCCTATTGTAAACTGAGTTACTCCGATTGTATTGGTAAAAAAGTCCCATTTACTTTCTCCCTTGTCATCGGCCTGCCAGGCACCTTCCACCTGGTAAGCAGCGCTGGCAACTCCCCACATAAAATCATCCGGGAATTGATCTCTCGAAGGTTCCTGTGCACGGACTTGTGCCACCGGAACCAAGACGGCAAACAGCCCCACAATCACACCCATTTGTCGTAGTATATTTTTAATGTCAATCATTTTGAATGCTGTTTAATTCAATTGGTTTTAAATGTCGTTTCTTTTTCAACTATTGAACACCTGCTTCTAACAAGCGCACTGGCCCCAACAAGCCGGAAGTCAGCAAACCGGATTCTGCCCTGTAAAAAGGCATTGTTGTGTAAGTTATTTTCTCAAAGACGCCTGGTTGCGCATCACCAATCAATCGGTTCACCCAAAGGTTGGTCACCTGAACTTCCAATTGGTTCTCGCCAGCCTGCACTGCATTCGTGATATCGACCCGGAATGGTGTTTTCCACACGATACCACAATTCTTACCGTTGACAATCACCTCGGCCAGATTCTTCACCTCGCCCAGATCGAGAATAATGCGACTTCCCTCCTGCATGTTATCGAGTTTGAAGCTGTTTTTGTAGCTGGCAGTACCCGAGAAGTATTTGATTCCCGCGTCTTCATTGTCCGTCCAGCTATCTAAATTCTCAAAGGTGCTTTCAGCCGGCGCACCTCTTTCAGGTTGGAAACCAACTTGCCATGGACCTTTGATTTCCTGAGCTACAGACTCAACAGTCATTGGTAATATCACAGACTTTTGTTTTGCTTTTTGTCCAAAGACTATAAAATCAGCATCATCCGGTTTTAGCGACAACGAGATGGTCGTCTGACCTTCTGCAATGTTATAGGATAGCGCAGACTTCTCTCCCGTTTCCGGGTTCCACAGTTCAGGTATTTTCCCATCAACCCTAAAAGTCAAGTCTACTTTTTCGCTCCTGGATTTTCGGTTATTCACCCAGTAAACTTCTGCTCCATCAACTGAACGATGCACATACATCAGGTCTGTATCCGGCTCAGGCATGCTGTATTCAAAATCAGGTTTCAGCCCGATCGCGTTCATGGCCGACTTAACCGTCATTCCCGAATAAACTGTACCATTGCCGATAGATTTTGCTTCACCTGCCACCCCGAATAAATCGTCGCACAAGCGGTTAAATTCAGTCTGATCATCTGATAAACTCAAATCCAAAGTTGGTCGGTTTCCAACAACAGTAGCGCCTGCCTGCACCAATTCGCGAATCTTCAGCAAAACCGGCAAAGTCATTTGCTTACAACTTTCGTCCAAAACCAGCACGCGATAAGTCGTTCCCGTTTTAGTTGTTAACCTTCCGTCCTGCACACCAATGACATTAATCAGGGCATCAGCATTGACAAAATCATAATTGTACCCCTCCGGAATTTCAGGTAGTTTATCGGCAAATAGCGCGGTAATATTTTGATCCTCCCCGTAGAGGTAAAGCACATCGGCAACGAAATGTCCTTGTTGCAGCAAATAGGAGCTGCGCGACAGATAGTCGCACCAAGCATGTGCCTGTTCGGCCCAGGTTTCGTGGCGATTAAACCACTGTCCGAAAGGTCCCAAGCCAAGTCCGGGAATTTTATCGTCTACCGGCTGATGCACTGAACAGTGAATGACAAATCGATTTAATCCGCTGGCTAACTCAAGATCGGCAGTCGGTTTTAAATTTTCTGGAGAATATTTCCAGGCAGCTTCCGGAACACCCAAAGCAGTTAAAGACTCTGCAGCTACTAAATTTTGGCCGTAAATATGAGCAACCGACGCCGATTCGCGGATATCCGCTTCGTGCCGGATCTGATCAGGACTGAGTCCTCCGGGCGTCCACATTGCTGCCATCGGCACTGCTGCCGTACGCTTCACCTCCATCCCGTCAGCGATCATCGCACGACCATTCTCGTGCGATTCAGAATAACGCTTCATCCCGTATTCATTCAAGATTGACGTTAAACCATCGTAATGATAATCGGACACCATTTCACTCAGGGTTTCGCGGAAATCAAACAAAAACTTCTCGCTCTCTTCCGCGCTTCCGACAATTGTGCCTGTTAAAACCGGCATCCACGGTAGCATGCTGTAACCTCTTCTCGCTTGAAACTCTTCGGGTAACTTCGCAGTCCAGTTTTGCGCCCCGGCTTCCCAACTATCGGTGACTAGGTATTGTAAGCCTCCTTGCTCTCCCATCAAGCCGCCAGTAGCATCCTTGTACTGATCGAGATAATTCGTGAAATATCTTCTGATGGCATCCGGGTCAAGCTTATCGACTTCCAAGCCTGTCGCTTCTTCCGATGCCGGGTGGTTTTCAATACCCAATAAGGAATAACCGAATCGAACGACTTTCCAACCTCCTTCGGGAGCTGTCCAGTTTAAATTCCCATCAGAATCCATCTGAGCTGTCAAATCCAAAATGGTAGCTGCATCTACGACATCGCTTGTTTCCCTTGTTAGTTTCTTATTCATAGCAGCAACCGGCG harbors:
- a CDS encoding glycosyl hydrolase, with product MRKAPFKRRILALVITVAVVGFFGCSDQRDNRIDKLYTEFQSPPDSAKPRVWWHWMNGNITQDGIRKDLAWMRRVGIGGFQNFDAALMTPQIVEKRLTYMTPEWKEAFQLTAHLADSLNLEMAIAGSPGWSESGGPWVEPADGMKKLVWTETRANSGDSGIQLAKPSDMTGPFQNIPKQPEFGVPVDIARLPAYYQDVAVVAYKVVEADRSLQDLGAVVSSSGGKFTVDQLTDGDLATTSLLPNHSSGTGWIQFAFPQAQTIKAITVVGGGEPGMFGEGATAPDARQLLASNDGKEFQFVCNIPPGAILQQTLAIPEITAKYFRVTFKNPPPKFNPLAAAVGMDVKPEVLPGTEIAEIVLHPIDVVNCFEEKAAYAPVAAMNKKLTRETSDVVDAATILDLTAQMDSDGNLNWTAPEGGWKVVRFGYSLLGIENHPASEEATGLEVDKLDPDAIRRYFTNYLDQYKDATGGLMGEQGGLQYLVTDSWEAGAQNWTAKLPEEFQARRGYSMLPWMPVLTGTIVGSAEESEKFLFDFRETLSEMVSDYHYDGLTSILNEYGMKRYSESHENGRAMIADGMEVKRTAAVPMAAMWTPGGLSPDQIRHEADIRESASVAHIYGQNLVAAESLTALGVPEAAWKYSPENLKPTADLELASGLNRFVIHCSVHQPVDDKIPGLGLGPFGQWFNRHETWAEQAHAWCDYLSRSSYLLQQGHFVADVLYLYGEDQNITALFADKLPEIPEGYNYDFVNADALINVIGVQDGRLTTKTGTTYRVLVLDESCKQMTLPVLLKIRELVQAGATVVGNRPTLDLSLSDDQTEFNRLCDDLFGVAGEAKSIGNGTVYSGMTVKSAMNAIGLKPDFEYSMPEPDTDLMYVHRSVDGAEVYWVNNRKSRSEKVDLTFRVDGKIPELWNPETGEKSALSYNIAEGQTTISLSLKPDDADFIVFGQKAKQKSVILPMTVESVAQEIKGPWQVGFQPERGAPAESTFENLDSWTDNEDAGIKYFSGTASYKNSFKLDNMQEGSRIILDLGEVKNLAEVIVNGKNCGIVWKTPFRVDITNAVQAGENQLEVQVTNLWVNRLIGDAQPGVFEKITYTTMPFYRAESGLLTSGLLGPVRLLEAGVQ